The Nocardioides zeae genome includes the window GCGACGGCCGGAGCGCCTCCGCGTGGCAGGGTCAGGCAGAGCACGGTGGCGCAGGTCGTGCAGGTCAGGTGGGCCTCCACCCGTTCCATGAGCCCGGACGTCGCGAGGGGGAGCACGTCGCCGAGCGGCACCCACGACGGGTCCTCCCGCAGGCGGCCGTCGGCCACCGCCGCCGCGAGCGTGCCGACCGTCGCCTCGAGGTCCAGCGCGTCGCCCGGTCCCCGCACGAGGAGGTCGCCGCACGTGGGGCAGAAGTCGGTGTCGGGCTGGTGGTCGCGGCCGGGCTGCTTGAGGCTGACGGTGAGGGCCAGCAGGTTGCCGGACTCGTTCCAGCCCCGGCGGTCGCGGTAGTCGCAGCGGGCGTAGGCCTCGCCCAGGACGAAGTACGGCGTGCCGAAGCCCCCGAAACCGCGACGGGTGCCGAGCGCGGCGCGCAGCACGTCGAGGGTGTCGTCGCCCGCGCCGAGCCACGCGGTGAGGTCGAGCCCGCGGGGCACGCCCGGGACCGGCACGACGTGGAGGGTGACCGCGGCAACGATTCCGTCCTGCAGGAGGACCTCCCCGCCCGAGGCGAACCTCAGCCGCCGAGACCGGCGCGGCGGCTCCCCGACCAGCCGTTCCTCCTCGACGGACGCCGGCTCACCGCCGAACGCGGCGACGAGCCGCGCCACCGCGGGATCGGCCTCGTCCGCCGCCAGGGCGTCGACGGCCAGCGACAACCGGGTGCCGGTCCGCCACGTCTGCATCCCGCGATTGTCCCGCACCCCGCCCGCGTCGACGGGGACGACGTCGTCGTGCATCGTTGTGCCCGGCCACCACGCTGTGCGGCGGGGCCCGACGAACGGAGGAGCGCGTGGAGACGATCGAGACGCGGCGGCAGGGTCACGTGCGGGTGCTGCGGGCCGCGTACGCCGTCGTGGCACTGCTGGCCCTGGCCCACGGCGTGCTGACGCTCGTGGAGCGCTGGCACGTCCTGCAGTCGGTGCAGGACGGCGCCGGCCTGGTGTGGTTCTCGTCGTGGACGCTGCCGCCCCTCGTCGTCGCGCTCGCCGCGGCCGTCGTCCTCCTCGCGACGCTGCTGGCGGCGCGGGCGCGCCGGCCCGGGTACGTCGCGGCGACCGCCGCGCTGCTCGTGCCCCTGTGGGCGGTGTCGCCGGCAGGGCCGTGGGAGCCGGCGATGCCCGGGATCTGGGCCTACGCCCCCACGGCGTGGAGGTCCGACCTCTCGCCCGACCCGTTCCTCCTGGCCGTCGCCATCGACAGCACCACCGTCGTCGGCGCCGTGGTGCTGCTCGCGCTGGTGGGCCGGACCGGGCGCCCCACCCCGTCGGACGTCATGCGCCCCGGCGCCCCCGGCGACCGCACCGCATGACGTCCTGGGGTGGGTGGGGGCGCCGGGCATCATCGGGGGCATGGCTACCGACCACGTGGTGCTCCGTCCCGACGACGAGGGCGTCGACGCCTACCGCCTGCTGACGGCGCTCGTCGTGCCGCGGCCCATCGCCTGGGTCTCGACGATCTCCGCGGACGGGGTGGGCAACCTCGCGCCGTACTCCTTCTTCACCGTCGCGAGCGCCGACCCCCCGGTGGTGCAGGTGACGTCGGTGGGCGAGAAGGACACGTTGCGCAACGCCCGCGCCACGGGCGAGCTCACGATCAGCCTCGCCAGTGAGCCGCTGATCGACGCCGTCAACGCGACGAGCGCCGGCGTCGACCCGGACGTCGACGAGGCCGACCGGGTCGGGCTCCAGATGGCCCCCAGCCGGGTCGTGGCGCCGCCGCGCGTCGCGGGCTCGCCGGCGTCGCTGGAGTGCCGGCTGCGCACCACCATCCCCGTCGGCGGAGCGACCCTCCTGCTCGCCGACGTCGTCGCGTTCACGATCGACCCCGTTGTGCTCGACGGGGACCACCCCCGCTTCGACCTGCTCGCCCCGCTGGCCCGTCTCGGCGGCACCGAGTGGGGCCTGCCGGGCGAGGTCGTCACCCGCGACCGGCCGAGCTGAACGCGTCGGATGGCCGCACCGATCGTCGCGACCGCCGCCGCGGGCTGGGCCCTGGGCGCGCTGGTCGGTCTCCCGCTGCTCCTCGTGGTCGGGTCCGCGGCGGACACCCTGGACGCCGACGTGGGCCTGGGCACGCCGTTCCTCGCCCTCGTGGCGAGCGGCCTGGTCGCGGTGGCGGTCCACCTCGCGACCCGGCCCCCGCGACCCGCGCTCGCCGACCTCGCCGCCGCTCGTCAGCGCGGCGGTGAGGGCGTCGGTCGCGACGCGGACACGCGCGGCTCCTGGCTCAGCGCGGCGGGACTGGTCCCGCTGCTCGGGTTGGTGCTGCTGCTCCTCGCCCTGCCCATGGACTGGCCCAACCTGCGCGACCGGGAGCCGACGCCCAGCGGTCAGCGGGTGCCCCGGCTCGTCCTGACCGTGGTCGTGCTGGCCGGGCTCGTCGCCGTCGTCGGCGCTGCCCTCGCGGCGGCCCGGCGGGCCGAGCGACGACTGTTCGCCGAGCTCACGGGCCCCCTGCCCGAGGGCGCCGCACCGACGCCCGGCCGGCTCGCCGCGGCGCTGAGCCTGCGGCCCGTCGACGTCACCCTCGGGGGTGTCGGCGCGCTCGTCGCCTGCTGGTGCAGCGCCGTCGCGGCGATGACCGTGACGCCGGCACCCCTGGTCGCGGCCGCCGCCGTGGTCGTGGGCGGCGCCTCCCTCGCCGTACCGCTCCCGGGGGCGCGGCGCGCGCTCGACCGCGTCGCGCACGACCGCGCGATCCTGCGGGCGCGGTTCGGGGACCACCCCGCGTAGTCCCCGACGTCCCTACCCGCCGACGTACGCCGCGAGGTGCTGCCCGGTGAGCGTCGAGCCGTCCGCGACGAGGTCGGCGGGCGTGCCCTCGAAGACGACACGGCCACCGTCGTGCCCCGCACCGGGACCGAGGTCGATGATCCAGTCGGCGTGCGCCATGACCGCCTGGTGGTGCTCGATGACGACGACGGACTTGCCCGCGTCGACGAGCCGGTCGAGCAGGGCCAGGAGCTGCTCGACGTCGGCGAGGTGGAGGCCGGTGGTGGGCTCGTCGAGCACGTACGTGTCGCCCTTCTCGCCCATCCGCGTCGCCAGCTTGATCCGCTGCCGCTCGCCGCCGGAGAGGGTGCTGAGCGGCTGGCCGAGGGTGACGTACCCCAGCCCCACGTCCGCCAGGTGCGTGAGGATCCTGTGGGCCGCGGGCAGCTTGCCGTCGCCGTCGGCGAAGAACGCGACCGCCTCGGCGACGGGCAGGTCGAGGACGTCGGCGATGGAGCGCCCGCCGAAGGTGTAGTCGAGCACGTCGGCGGAGAACCGCCGCCCCTCGCAGACCTCGCAGGTCGACGTCACCGTCGCCATCGGCCCCAGGTCGGTGACGATGGTCCCCGCGCCGTTGCAGTGGGGGCACGCGCCCTCGGAGTTGGCGCTGAACAGCGCGGGCTTCACCCCGTTGGCCTTCGCGAAGGCCTTGCGGATGGGCTCCAGCAGACCCGTGTACGTCGCGGGGTTGCTCCGTCGCGAGCCCTTGATCGCCGTCTGGTCGACGACGACGACGCCCTCCCGCTTCGCCATCGCCCCGTGGATGAGGGAGCTCTTGCCGGAGCCGGCGACGCCGGTGACGACGGTCAGCACGCCGAGCGGCACGTCGACGTCCACGGACCGGAGGTTGTGGGTGTCCGCGCCGCGGATCTCCAGGTGCTCGGTGGCCCGCCGCACCTCGGGCTTGAGCGCGACGCGGTCGTCGAGGTGGCGGCCGGTGAGGGTGTCGCTGGCCCGCAGCCCCTCGACCGTGCCCTCGAAGACGATCTCGCCGCCCGCGGCGCCGGCCCGGGGGCCGAGGTCGACGACGTGGTCGGCGATCGCGATGGCCTCGGGCTTGTGCTCGACCACGAGCACCGTGTTGCCCTTGTCGCGCAGCCGCAGGAGCAGCTCGTTCATCCGCTGGATGTCGTGGGGGTGCAGCCCGATCGTGGGCTCGTCGAACACGTAGGTCACGTCGGTCAGCGACGACCCGAGGTGCCGGATCATCTTCGTGCGCTGCGACTCGCCGCCCGACAGGGTGCCGGAGGGGCGGTCGAGCGAGAGGTACCCGAGGCCGATGCCCACGAACGAGTCGAGCAGGTCGCGCAGGTTGCGCAGCAGGGGCGCGACCGACGGCTCGTCGAGGGTGCCCACCCAGGCGGCGAGGTCGCTGATCTGCATCGCGCAGGCGTCCGCGATGGAGATGCCGCCGACCTTCGACGACCGCGCCGCCTCGGTCAGGCGCGTGCCCCCGCACTCGGGACAGGTGGTGAAGGTGACGGCCCGGTCGACGAACGCCCGCACGTGCGGCTGCATCGCCTCCCGGTCCTTGGACAGGAACGACTTCTGGATCTGGGGGATGAGGCCGAGGTAGGTCAGGTTGACCCCGTCGACCTTGATCTTCGTCGCCTCCTTGTGGAGGAGGTCGTCGAGCTCGCGCCGCGTGTAGTCCCCGATCGGCTTGTCCGGGTCGAACCAGCCGCAGCCGCGGAAGATCCGTCCGTACCAGCCCTCCATGCTGTAGCCCGGGATGGTGAGGGCGCCCTCGTTGAGGGACTTGGACGCGTCGTACAGCGCCGTGAGGTCGATGTCGTTGACCGCGCCGCGGCCCTCGCACCGCGGGCACATGCCGCCGAGCACCGAGAAGCTGCGGCGCTCCTTGACCTCGCGCCCGCCCTTGGACGTGGTGACCGCGCCGGCGCCGCTGATGGAGGCGACGTTGAAGGAGAACGCCTGCGGCGGACCGACGTGGGGCTGCCCGAGCCGGCTGAAGAGGATGCGGAGCATCGCGTTCGCGTCGGTCGCCGTGCCCACCGTCGACCGCGGGTCGGCGCCCATGCGCTCCTGGTCGACGATGATCGCGGTGGTCAGCCCCTCGAGCACGTCGACGTCGGGGCGGGCCTGGGAGGGCATGAACCCCTGGACGAACGAGCTGTAGGTCTCGTTGATCATCCGCTGCGACTCGGCGGCGATCGTCGCGAACACGAGCGAGCTCTTGCCCGAGCCGGACACGCCGGTGAAGACCGTCAGGCGCCGCTTGGGCAGCTCGACGCTCACGTCCTTCAGGTTGTTCTCGCGCGCCCCGACGACGCGGATCAGGTCGTGGGTGTCGGCGGCGTGGGGGCTCATGCGGGCCATCCTCCGGGACGGTCGGCGGGCGGGGTGGTCAGGCGCGCTGCTGGATCCGCAGCTCGTTGCCGGCGGGGTCGCGCACGGCGCAGTCGCGCGTGCCGTAGTGCTGGTCCATCGGCTCCTGCACGACGTCGGCGCCGCGGGCGACGAGCCGCTCGAAGGCGGCGTCGACGTCCGGTACGGCGAGGTTGACGCCGAAGTAGGCGCCCTTGGCGACGATGCCCTCCAGCGTCGCGACCTCCTCGGGCGTCAGGCCCGGGATCGAGGCCGGCGAGTGGAGCACGATCGCCGTGTCCGGCTGGCCGGCCGGTCCGACGGTGATCCACCGCATGCCCTCGTACCCGACGTCGTTGCGCACCTCGAAGCCGAGCACGTCGCGGTAGAACGCGAGCGAGACGTCCGGGTCGACGTGGGGGAGGAAGGTGGCGTTGATGGTGATGTCCATGGCGGGAAACGCTACGATCGCCCGCCGGGGGTCGCTTCTCGATTCCTGACCGGTCGGGTGACGCGGCGGGCGACGCAGGGCACGAGAGCCGCGGCCGCGTGCTCCGGCTGCGCCCGGTAGGCGCTGGGGGACATCCCGACGAGCTCGCTGAACCGCGTGCTGAAGGTGCCGAGCGACGAGCAGCCCACCGCGAAGCAGATGTCGGTGACGTTGCGGTCGGTCGTGCGCAGCAGGGTCATGGCCCGCTCGATGCGGCGGGTCATGAGGTAGGAGTACGGCGACTCCCCGTAGGCCCGCTTGAACTCGCGGCTCAGGTGGCCCGCCGACAGGTGCACGCCGGCCGCGAGCGCGGCCACGTCGAGCGGCTGCGCGTGCTCCCGGTCCATCCGGTCGCGGACCCGCCGCAGCAGCGTCAGGAGCGTGAGGTCGGCCCCGCTGGTCACGGCGCGATCGTCCCACAGGGGGGCCGCCCGCCCGGGTGTAACGCGGTGTCCGGGCTACTCCACACGCGGTCGACCACCGCAGAAGTAGCAGGAACACCGCGTTACATGAGCTGAGGGGGCGGTACGGCGGACGCGGCGCCCCCTCCTGACCGAGACTCGCTCGTGTGAAGCAGCGCGAGCCCTCCGGTCTGTGGGTGTACGAGATCCCGTGCCCGCCGCAGGCGCCCTCGCCGCCACCGCCGCGGGCGTCACGGGTCGTCGTGGGGACGATGGCCGTCGTCGGCGTGCTCGTCGCCGGGTGTCTCGCCTTCCTCGCCGTCGCGTTCTACGAGTACGCCGACCACGACCGCCTGGAGTTCATCGAGGACGACACCATCCTGTTCGCGATCAACCCCGTCTGCGCCGAGGTCGAGCGCCTCGGCGACCAGATCGCACGCCCGGCGGAGGACCTCGAGCGGCGGCGCGCGCAGGTCGACGCCGTCCTGGCGGCCGCGCGACCGATCCCCGCCACGGTGCTCGCCCTCGACGACGACGTGCTCGACGGCGACCAGCCGGCCCGTGCGTGGGCGGCGGACTGGGGGCGGGTCATCGACGCGCTGACCGTCTACCGGCAGTCCCTCGACGACGACCCGGAGACGGCCCTGTTCCGCATGCCGTCGACGGAGGACGGCTACACCCTCACCTTCCGGATGGACACCGCCGTCGAGGGCTGCGTGCTCCCGGCGGCGATCGAGTCGCTGGCGGAGGACCCGCCCCGCTCGGCGGCCGAGGCCGAGCACGCGAACGGGCTGGACTGACGCCTCCCGCGCCCCGCTCGTCAGCGCCGGTCGGTGACGATGCCGTACCCCTCCATCGACCGGTCGAAGGGCAGCGAGCTGGAGTTGGAGAAGGTGTCCGGCGAGAACGCCGGGTCGGCCATGACGCCCCACGCGCGCCGGCGCTGCATCGCGAGGTTGCCCGCGTCGTACAACGAGAACACGGACGCCTCGCGGTAGAGCTTCGCCATCGGGAACTTCCGGTCGAGGGCGTTGACCCCCACGATCCGCATGCAGTCGACCACCACGCTCTGCATGAGGTCCCCGCAGAACACCTTGTCCATCGCGCCCAGCGCGTGTCCTTCGCCGGGATGCGTGTCCTGGTAGTGCGCCGCTTTCCAGGACAGGTAGCGGCCCGCCTCGATCTTCCCTGCGACGTCGCTGAGCAGGTTGCCCACAGCCTGGTGGTGGATGATCGGCGCGGAGCCGCCCCCCGTGAAGGTGCGGGCCCACTTGAGTGCGAAGTCGTAGGCCGCTCGCGCTACCGCGACCGCCGCGATGCTGGCGATCGGGCTCGACCAGGTGAAGTTGCGGTTGATCAGGAGGTCGCCGTCGCCGACGGCGAGCAGGTTCTCCTCCGGGACGTGCACGTCCCGGAAGGTCATCGTCACGTTCTGGCAGGTGCGGTGGGCCAGCTTGTCGATCACCTCGTACTCGACGCCCGCCGTGTCCCGCTCCACGATCACGGCACCGAGCCCGCCGCGACCTCCGACGGTCCGGTCGGTGCGGACGACGCAGACGTTCACGTCCGCACCGCGCAGGTCCCACCCGCCGGCGTTGCACGGCCAGTGCTTCTCACCGTTCAGCGTGACCCTCCCGGTCCCGGCGTCCAGGTCGGCGACGACCTGGATGCCGGCGAGGGGGCTCGGGTGGTCGAAGTTCGCGGTGCCACCGCGCTCGCTGACGACCCATCCCGCCAGGAAGTCTCCGGTGGTGTCGGCGGCAGCACGCCCGATCCACCGCTCCCTCTGCTCCTCCGTCCCGTGCCACAGGATCGGCATCAGCGCGAGGCCGTTGACCAGGAGGATCGTCGGGAAGCCGGGGTCGACGGCGCAGAGCTCCTCGATGGCGATGAGGAAGTCGACCTGCGACGAGCCACCGCCGCCGTACTCGCGCGGCAGGAACATCGAGGTCAGCCCGGCCGCCGCCGCCTGGGCGTAGACCGGCCGCATCGCGGCGAACGCCTGCTGCGGATCGGCGATCCTGTCCGCGTGCTCCGCCGCGGGGCGCAGGACCTCCTCGGCGAACTCCCGCGCCGTGGACTTCAGTGCTCGTTGGGCGTCGCTGAGGTCGAAGTCGATCGACACGGCATCCTCTCGGCGTGCGGTCGTGGGCCGGTCCGGCCCCCACGGATCAGTTGCCGACCACCCCGGGGACGAGTCCCAGCGCGCCCCGCAGTCCCTGCGGGTTCGACGCGATGTCCTCCAGGGTGGAGGCGTCGAGGACCGCGAAGTAGGCGTCGAGCGCCTCGGCGAAGACGCTGCGGGCGCCGCAGACCCCCGCGACCCGGCAGAAGCGCACCGGCCCGAGGCACTCGACCACCGCGAAGTCGGACTCCATGGCCCGCATCACCTCGCCGACGCTGATCGATGCCGGATCACGCTCCAGGTGCACGCCGCCCCCGCGGCCGCGGACGGTCGTGACGAGCCCAGCGCCGGACATCCGCTGGACGACCTTGTCCAGGTGGTGCTGCGACACCCGGTGACTGGATGCGATGTCGGCGATGGAGGCGCGGCGCTCCGGGGCGACGCGCAGGTACAGCAGTACCCGGAGCGCGAAGTCCGCGTGGGTGGTGTGCTTCATGGCCGGCTCGTCTCGATCAGCATCGACCACACGGTACTCCCGCGCGCTGCTCCGGACCGTCGCGATCCGCGGCACGAGCTGCGCCACGGACCGCGACGGCGACGTTCCTGCGGTTCAGCCGACGAGCGTGCCGATGCTCTCGTGCTGCTTGCCGAACTCGACGTACTCGTCCTCCAGGATCGCGCGCGGGTTGAACGCGGGGTCGGCGATGATGCCGTGCACCCGGCGGCGCTGCATGCCCATGTTGCCGCCGTCGTAGATGGGCAGGACGGCGGCCTCCCGGAGCAGCTTGCCGAAGCCGTACTTCGTCTCGAGGCTGTTCACGCCCACGATCTGCATGCACTTGTAGACGCAGTCGAACATCAGCTCCGTGACCTGGATCTTGTTCATCGCGCCGACGAGCTCGGCGTGCTGGTCGTGCTTGTCGAGGTAGTCGGCGGCACGCCAGCAGAACGCGCGCGCCATCTCGATCTTCGACGCGACGTCGCCCAGGACGTAGCCCACGTTCTGGAACCCGATGATCGGGCGGAGAGCGCCGGCCGTGTTGCCCTTGGCGAACTCGAGCGCGGTCTCGTACGCCGCACGGGCCATGCCGACGGCGGCGATTGCAGCCACCGGCCCCGACCACGCGAAGTTCCGGTTGATCACCAGGTCGCCGTTTCCGGCCGCACCGGGGAGGAGGTTGGCGACCGGGATGCGCGCGTTGTCGAAGACGATCTCGGCGTTCGAGGCCAGCCGGTGACCGATCTTGTCGAGGTGGCGGTAGGTGACCCCAGGGGTGTCGCGCTCGAGCACCAGCGCGGAGAGCCCCTCCGTGCCGCCCTTCTCGGAGTCGGTGCGCACGATCAGCGTGCCCGCGTTGACCCCTCGCTCGTCCCACCCGGCCGAGGACGGCCAGTACTTGCGGCCGTTGACGACGAAGTCGTCCCCGTCCCCGCACGGCGGTGAGACCGACGCCCGCGGGACGCGGCAGCGGGATGTCGAAGTTGGCGGTGCCGGAGGGGCTGCCCGGCGGCTCGCTCGCCGTCCAACCCCCGAGGTACTCACCCGTCGGGTCGGAGGTGGCCGCCGTCAGGAACCTCTGCTTCTGCTCCTCGTTCCCGTACCAGGCGATGGGCATCAACCCGAGCCCGTTGCACAGCACGGTGCAGGCGAAGCCGGGGTCGACCGCGCAGATCTCCTCCGCGGCGATCACGAGGTCGACGCAGGAGATGCCACCTCCGCCGTACTCCGCGGGCAGCATGCTCATCGCGATGCCCGCGCGGTAGGCCTCGACGTAGGCCGGCTTGGTCATCTGGAACCCGACGAGGGGGTCGGGCTCGGCGTCCGCCGCTGCGACGACCGGGCGCAGGACGTTCTCGGAGAAGTCGCGGACCTCGTACTGCAGCTTCTTCTGCTGGTCGGACATCGTGAAGTTGATGGTCATCTGACGCTCCCGTTGCTCGAAGGGTGGTGGCGACGCGGCCGCTCGATCGGCCGCTGCCAGGAGCGTGGATAAGAAGTATTTCAAATGCTTCTTTGAACGGTGTCACCTGGGTTTCCAGGTTCTCTCGCGGCCCTGCGCCCGGCTACAGGCTCAGCCCGAGGGCGGACACCGGGGCCGGGCACGCGAACGGGCTGGACCGACGCGCGGGCGGCGTGATCTCGTCCACCGTCACGTCGACGGCCCCACCCACGAGCGGGGCGACGGCGCGCCGTACGGCCTTCGTCGTCGTGCCGACCGACGCCTCCCACGCCATCGCGACGTGCACCTCGCAGCCGCTCAGGTGCAGCCGCACCCCGGTCACCAGGCGGTCGGGCAGGTAGGTGACGGCGAGGCCGTCACGACCGGCCCGCAGCCCGACGACGCCGGGCACACCGAGCACCGCCGCGGCGACCTGCTCCGCCAGTGCGACGGGTCTGAGGGCGGGACCGGCCCGACGACGCCGACACCCGGGGGTCGTGGTTCATCGTGCCGCGCGCTCCGCGGTCCGCAGCACTGTTCCGACGTCGTCGTCATGGGACCCCGATCTCTCCGACGTGTGGTGGTCGTCGGAAGACGCACGACCGTCACGCGGATGACGCGAGGAGACCGCTCAGGAGGGAGTGGCGTCCACCACACGTCGCACGCGGGCGGCGTTGGTCACGGGGTTCTTCACGACCTCGAGGAACTCGTCCATGTGCCGCTCGAGCCCCGTGAACTTGTCGAACGGCGCGCCCACGACGAGCTGGAACCCGAGGCCGCGCCAGGCCGCGACGGCACGACCGGCGAACTCGGCGTCCGCCTTCACGAACCCCTCGTCGAGGAACACCGGCGCGAACCGGGGCCGCGAGCGGAGCTCGTCGCCCAGCCGGAAGCGCAGCGCAGCGCCGATGACGAACGCGATGAGCTCCTGCGACTCGCCACCCGACTTCTCGCCGAGGGTCCGGTACCAGGCCTGGTGCGCCCCCGTCCGCGGGTCGTAGCGCTCCGCGGAGACCTCGACGTGCCGTCGTACGTCGAGGAGCGCGTCCCGCAGGCGCGCCTCGGCCGCGCCGGCGCGCGGGTCGTCAGCGGTGCGCAGCTGCGCCATGAACCTCTGGAGGCGCACGAACCGGGCCTCCAGCTGCTCGCCGGCGAGCCGCTCGCCCGTGCCCTGCGAGAGCTCCCGCAGGTCACCGAGGAAGAGGGTGACCGCGGTCGGGGTCAGTCGACGGATCCGGATGCGCAGCCGGTCGGAACCGGCACCGAACGGCAGGCGCCGCAGGATGTCGTTGATCGGTGCGAGCCGGTCCTCGATGTCCTCGATGGCGGCGGCCATGGCGCCGGCGAGCGGCACGAGATCCTGCCCGGACCAGTCGGCCAGCCGCCGGCGCCACTCCTCGCGACGGTCGGCGAGCCCCGTGCGGCGGATCTCCGCGAGGATGTCGGCGTAGTCGCGGTAGCTCGTCAGCGCGGTGCCGCGGTTCGGGTCAGGCCAGCGCTCGGCGTAGAGCGTGAAGATCCGCACCAGCTCGCGCGACGCGGCCGCGATCTGCTCCGACGCCGTGCGCGCCGCCTCGCCGAGGCGGTCACGGAGCCGCGAGCAGTTCTCGGCGAAGCGCTCCAGCGAGCCTTCCACGCCCGGCCCGACAGCGGCGGCGAACTCGGCGTCGAGGCGGGCGGCCTGGTCGTCGGTGAGGTCCGCCGCCTGCTCGACGCGGTCGAGCTCGTCGTGGCAGGCGTCCTCCGCGTCGACGAGGCGGGCGTGCTCCTGCTCGAGCTCGGCGCGCTCGTCGGCCGCGAGCGTGCGCTCGACCTCGGCGGCGCGCATCGCCGCCTCGATCTCGTCGACCTGGCCGGCCAGGGTGCGCAGGTGGGCGTCGGAGCCCAGCACGCGCTCCCGCTGGGCGCTCAGCTCGTCGCAGCGCTCCTGGCTGCTCGCCACGTCGAGGTCGGCGAAGGGGACGTCGGCGATGGTCTGGTACGCCGCGAGCCGCGCCTCGGCGGCCCGCTTGCGGCCCGCGACCTCGGTGCGCTCGCGGTCGAGGCCGTCGAGCTGGTCCTCGATCCGGCCCAGGGCGGCGTCGACGGCCGCGAGGGCCTCGCTGTTGGAGAAGCCGATGATGTCGGCGCCGCCGCTGCGGCCGTGGGAGCCGCGACGGCCCGACCGGGTCTGGCCCGCGAGGGTGACGCGGAAGCCCCCGCCGTCGAGGTCGGCGGCGGACTCGACGCAGAGCGCGTCGCGGGAGGGGTCGGCGAGGTACCAGCGCACCCAGCCCGCGAAGGGCCCGTCCTGGTGGTCGAGCTTGCCGGAGATCCGGTCGGACGACCCCGGCGTCGGCGGGTCCACGTCGAGGTCGGCGCCGACGAACGTGATCCGGCGCGGCAGGTCGAGGTGGTCGATCGCGGCGGAGAAGTCACGCAGCTTCTCGGCCGGCACGAGCAGCTGCCGGGCCGCGCCGCCCAGCACGGTCTCGACGGCGGTGCGCCAGCGCTCCTCGTCGGGCCGCACCTCGACGAGCTCGGCGAGGAACGGCAGCTCGGCGGTCGTCAGGCCCGCGGTCTCGGCGAGCAGGCGGCGGATCTCGTCGAGCTCGCGGGGCACCCGGCCCCGCCGCCCGGCCAGCGAGGCCCGGTCCTTGCGCAGCTCCGCGCGGCGCTCGAGCAGCGGGCCCTGGCGCCGGGCCACGTCGACGACGCCGTCCTCGAGGCGGGCGAGCTCCGCGTCGTACCCCGCCAGGAAGACCCGGCCCTCCGCCTGGGCCGCGGCGTAGGACTCCGCCGAGGTGAGGTCGACGCCGAGCACGGCGGCGCGGGGAGCGAGCCGGTCGCGGCGCTCGGCGAGCTCCTCGGCGCGGGCCTGCTCCTTCTTCAGCTCCGCGCCCAGCAGCTCGAGCGTCTCGCCGC containing:
- a CDS encoding RrF2 family transcriptional regulator, with protein sequence MKHTTHADFALRVLLYLRVAPERRASIADIASSHRVSQHHLDKVVQRMSGAGLVTTVRGRGGGVHLERDPASISVGEVMRAMESDFAVVECLGPVRFCRVAGVCGARSVFAEALDAYFAVLDASTLEDIASNPQGLRGALGLVPGVVGN
- a CDS encoding flavin reductase family protein translates to MATDHVVLRPDDEGVDAYRLLTALVVPRPIAWVSTISADGVGNLAPYSFFTVASADPPVVQVTSVGEKDTLRNARATGELTISLASEPLIDAVNATSAGVDPDVDEADRVGLQMAPSRVVAPPRVAGSPASLECRLRTTIPVGGATLLLADVVAFTIDPVVLDGDHPRFDLLAPLARLGGTEWGLPGEVVTRDRPS
- a CDS encoding excinuclease ABC subunit UvrA, giving the protein MSPHAADTHDLIRVVGARENNLKDVSVELPKRRLTVFTGVSGSGKSSLVFATIAAESQRMINETYSSFVQGFMPSQARPDVDVLEGLTTAIIVDQERMGADPRSTVGTATDANAMLRILFSRLGQPHVGPPQAFSFNVASISGAGAVTTSKGGREVKERRSFSVLGGMCPRCEGRGAVNDIDLTALYDASKSLNEGALTIPGYSMEGWYGRIFRGCGWFDPDKPIGDYTRRELDDLLHKEATKIKVDGVNLTYLGLIPQIQKSFLSKDREAMQPHVRAFVDRAVTFTTCPECGGTRLTEAARSSKVGGISIADACAMQISDLAAWVGTLDEPSVAPLLRNLRDLLDSFVGIGLGYLSLDRPSGTLSGGESQRTKMIRHLGSSLTDVTYVFDEPTIGLHPHDIQRMNELLLRLRDKGNTVLVVEHKPEAIAIADHVVDLGPRAGAAGGEIVFEGTVEGLRASDTLTGRHLDDRVALKPEVRRATEHLEIRGADTHNLRSVDVDVPLGVLTVVTGVAGSGKSSLIHGAMAKREGVVVVDQTAIKGSRRSNPATYTGLLEPIRKAFAKANGVKPALFSANSEGACPHCNGAGTIVTDLGPMATVTSTCEVCEGRRFSADVLDYTFGGRSIADVLDLPVAEAVAFFADGDGKLPAAHRILTHLADVGLGYVTLGQPLSTLSGGERQRIKLATRMGEKGDTYVLDEPTTGLHLADVEQLLALLDRLVDAGKSVVVIEHHQAVMAHADWIIDLGPGAGHDGGRVVFEGTPADLVADGSTLTGQHLAAYVGG
- a CDS encoding acyl-CoA dehydrogenase family protein; this translates as MSIDFDLSDAQRALKSTAREFAEEVLRPAAEHADRIADPQQAFAAMRPVYAQAAAAGLTSMFLPREYGGGGSSQVDFLIAIEELCAVDPGFPTILLVNGLALMPILWHGTEEQRERWIGRAAADTTGDFLAGWVVSERGGTANFDHPSPLAGIQVVADLDAGTGRVTLNGEKHWPCNAGGWDLRGADVNVCVVRTDRTVGGRGGLGAVIVERDTAGVEYEVIDKLAHRTCQNVTMTFRDVHVPEENLLAVGDGDLLINRNFTWSSPIASIAAVAVARAAYDFALKWARTFTGGGSAPIIHHQAVGNLLSDVAGKIEAGRYLSWKAAHYQDTHPGEGHALGAMDKVFCGDLMQSVVVDCMRIVGVNALDRKFPMAKLYREASVFSLYDAGNLAMQRRRAWGVMADPAFSPDTFSNSSSLPFDRSMEGYGIVTDRR
- a CDS encoding helix-turn-helix transcriptional regulator, with translation MTSGADLTLLTLLRRVRDRMDREHAQPLDVAALAAGVHLSAGHLSREFKRAYGESPYSYLMTRRIERAMTLLRTTDRNVTDICFAVGCSSLGTFSTRFSELVGMSPSAYRAQPEHAAAALVPCVARRVTRPVRNREATPGGRS
- a CDS encoding VOC family protein, encoding MDITINATFLPHVDPDVSLAFYRDVLGFEVRNDVGYEGMRWITVGPAGQPDTAIVLHSPASIPGLTPEEVATLEGIVAKGAYFGVNLAVPDVDAAFERLVARGADVVQEPMDQHYGTRDCAVRDPAGNELRIQQRA
- a CDS encoding acyl-CoA dehydrogenase family protein, translating into MSTSGVGRRASRRAAPPAPPTSTSRCRVPRASVSPPCGDGDDFVVNGRKYWPSSAGWDERGVNAGTLIVRTDSEKGGTEGLSALVLERDTPGVTYRHLDKIGHRLASNAEIVFDNARIPVANLLPGAAGNGDLVINRNFAWSGPVAAIAAVGMARAAYETALEFAKGNTAGALRPIIGFQNVGYVLGDVASKIEMARAFCWRAADYLDKHDQHAELVGAMNKIQVTELMFDCVYKCMQIVGVNSLETKYGFGKLLREAAVLPIYDGGNMGMQRRRVHGIIADPAFNPRAILEDEYVEFGKQHESIGTLVG